One window of candidate division WOR-3 bacterium genomic DNA carries:
- a CDS encoding M23 family metallopeptidase, producing MKKGFIITIIPSESNGKVRSVFISPFLIKFLLFTFFSIFILNSVLLYHFFNFEIDKNKLNFLIKENETLSKKIEIMKIKNDSLTSKIEKLVDRINKLRSYAGLEPFEEDLLKMGIGGELLPREEKKVLEERIDYMLNLASEFEKKINEMENYVENKKKELEHTPSISPVGSGWIVSGYGYRRDPFTGKVKLHEGVDISSNYQSPVQATANGRVVFAGWKEGYGLTVEIDHGNGFKTKYAHNSRILVQVGQSVKRGEIIALMGSTGRATGVHVHYEVQLFNKPINPLNYIIPDHLYFD from the coding sequence ATGAAAAAGGGATTTATAATTACTATTATTCCCTCTGAGAGTAATGGAAAAGTTAGAAGTGTTTTTATTAGTCCCTTTCTAATTAAGTTTCTACTATTCACTTTCTTTTCAATTTTTATCCTTAATTCAGTTTTACTTTACCATTTCTTTAACTTCGAAATTGATAAAAATAAACTCAATTTTCTCATAAAAGAAAATGAGACTCTTTCTAAAAAAATTGAAATAATGAAAATTAAAAATGATTCTCTCACAAGTAAAATTGAAAAATTAGTGGATAGAATAAACAAATTAAGAAGCTATGCTGGTCTTGAACCTTTTGAAGAGGATTTATTAAAGATGGGTATTGGTGGAGAGCTTTTACCTCGTGAAGAAAAGAAGGTTCTTGAAGAGAGAATTGATTATATGTTAAATCTTGCCTCTGAGTTTGAAAAGAAAATTAATGAGATGGAAAATTATGTTGAGAACAAGAAAAAAGAACTTGAACATACGCCTTCTATTTCCCCTGTAGGTTCAGGATGGATAGTTTCAGGATATGGATACAGAAGAGACCCCTTCACAGGCAAGGTAAAACTTCATGAAGGTGTGGATATTTCTTCTAATTATCAATCTCCTGTCCAGGCAACTGCTAATGGAAGAGTTGTTTTTGCTGGGTGGAAAGAGGGTTATGGGCTCACGGTTGAGATTGACCACGGCAATGGATTTAAGACAAAGTATGCTCACAATTCAAGAATTTTAGTTCAGGTTGGACAAAGTGTTAAAAGGGGAGAAATAATTGCTTTAATGGGTTCAACAGGAAGAGCAACAGGAGTTCATGTTCATTATGAGGTTCAGCTTTTTAATAAACCCATAAACCCCTTAAATTATATAATACCA
- the rplM gene encoding 50S ribosomal protein L13: protein MEKITPMSFKTVERKWHLVDATGQVLGRMATRIALLLMGKRKSGYSPHLDLGDFVVVINAEKVKVTGKKLKNKIYYHHSGYPGGLKQRTFKELLEKHPERIIELAVKRMLPKNRLGRKMLKRLKVYKGPEHPHQAQKPEPIALEKLK from the coding sequence ATGGAAAAAATAACCCCAATGAGTTTTAAAACGGTGGAAAGGAAATGGCACCTTGTGGATGCCACAGGTCAAGTTCTTGGAAGAATGGCAACAAGGATTGCTCTTTTATTGATGGGAAAGAGAAAATCAGGGTATTCACCTCATCTTGATTTGGGAGATTTCGTGGTTGTTATTAATGCAGAAAAGGTAAAAGTAACTGGCAAAAAATTAAAAAATAAAATTTATTATCATCATTCAGGTTACCCTGGTGGATTAAAGCAAAGAACCTTTAAGGAATTACTTGAAAAACATCCAGAGAGAATAATAGAACTTGCAGTAAAGAGAATGTTACCCAAGAATAGGCTGGGAAGAAAGATGCTCAAAAGATTAAAAGTTTATAAGGGGCCAGAGCACCCCCATCAGGCACAAAAACCAGAGCCAATTGCATTAGAAAAATTAAAATAA
- the rpsI gene encoding 30S ribosomal protein S9 gives MSELILTSGGRKTARARLRLRPGTGKIWVNGKRPLEYFKREDLVIHAFEPLKVVQKEKDFDIAVKVEGGGLSGQAGAIRFALSRALVKYNEGFRAVLKSRGMLTRDSRIKERMKYGLTKRRRAHQYSKR, from the coding sequence ATGAGTGAACTTATTTTAACTTCAGGTGGAAGGAAAACAGCGAGGGCGAGGTTAAGACTTCGCCCTGGTACAGGAAAAATATGGGTAAATGGAAAAAGACCCCTTGAATATTTTAAAAGAGAAGACCTTGTGATACACGCTTTCGAACCCCTAAAAGTTGTCCAAAAGGAAAAAGATTTTGATATTGCTGTAAAGGTTGAAGGTGGAGGCCTATCAGGACAAGCAGGAGCTATAAGGTTTGCTCTAAGCAGGGCTTTAGTAAAGTATAATGAAGGTTTCAGGGCTGTTTTAAAATCAAGGGGAATGTTAACAAGGGATTCAAGAATAAAAGAGAGGATGAAATATGGTCTCACCAAACGCAGGAGAGCTCATCAATACTCCAAACGTTAA
- the rpsB gene encoding 30S ribosomal protein S2, translated as MVSPNAGELINTPNVNINIEELLQNGVHFGHRVYRWNPKMKEYIYGKKEGIHIINIHKTLQKLKEALEFVEKKGSEGAIPLFVCTKKQGKEIVKEYATKAGVYYVVERWPGGLLTNFETIKTRIEKMREIEKMKEDGRLEKYPKNEKQKILKVYEKLHKNLGGVKDMFELPQFLFIIDPVKEELAVKEAKKLNIPIVALIDTDGNPEIIDYPIPGNDDAMKSIEYITRLITDAYLRGKAKLKEEE; from the coding sequence ATGGTCTCACCAAACGCAGGAGAGCTCATCAATACTCCAAACGTTAATATTAACATAGAAGAACTTTTACAGAACGGTGTCCATTTTGGACACAGGGTTTACAGATGGAATCCGAAAATGAAAGAATATATATACGGCAAAAAGGAAGGAATACACATTATAAATATTCACAAAACTCTCCAGAAATTAAAAGAAGCATTAGAATTTGTTGAAAAAAAGGGTTCTGAGGGAGCTATTCCACTATTTGTTTGCACAAAAAAACAGGGAAAAGAAATAGTTAAAGAATATGCGACAAAAGCAGGTGTTTATTATGTTGTTGAAAGGTGGCCAGGTGGTCTTTTAACAAATTTTGAAACAATTAAAACAAGAATTGAAAAAATGAGAGAAATTGAAAAGATGAAAGAAGACGGAAGGCTTGAGAAGTATCCTAAAAATGAAAAGCAAAAAATTTTAAAAGTATATGAAAAATTACATAAAAATCTTGGTGGTGTTAAAGATATGTTTGAACTGCCCCAGTTTTTATTTATTATAGACCCTGTTAAAGAGGAGTTAGCAGTAAAAGAAGCAAAAAAATTAAATATTCCTATTGTAGCACTTATTGATACAGACGGAAATCCTGAGATTATAGATTATCCTATCCCAGGAAACGATGATGCAATGAAATCAATAGAATATATAACAAGACTTATAACAGATGCTTATTTAAGAGGAAAGGCAAAATTAAAGGAGGAGGAATAA
- the tsf gene encoding translation elongation factor Ts → MADISLNLIKELRERTGAGVMDCKKALLESNGDIEKAVEILRKIGIAKAEKKLDREAKEGIIEAYIHPGAKLGVLVELNCETDFVAKNEEFIKLAREIAMQIAAMNPIAVKRENIPVEIIEREKKIYEEQARESGKPENIIQKIVEGKMENFYKEKCLLEQSYIRDPSITVGDLIKQYITKFGENIVVKRFARFRIGEQ, encoded by the coding sequence ATGGCTGATATATCTCTTAATTTGATTAAAGAATTAAGAGAAAGAACCGGTGCAGGAGTTATGGATTGTAAAAAGGCTCTTCTTGAATCAAATGGTGATATTGAAAAAGCAGTTGAAATTTTAAGAAAAATAGGAATTGCAAAAGCAGAAAAAAAACTTGATAGGGAAGCAAAGGAAGGAATTATTGAGGCTTACATACACCCTGGTGCAAAACTCGGGGTTCTTGTTGAACTCAACTGTGAAACAGATTTTGTTGCAAAGAATGAAGAATTTATAAAATTAGCAAGAGAAATAGCAATGCAGATTGCTGCAATGAACCCGATTGCAGTAAAAAGAGAAAACATTCCTGTTGAAATAATTGAGAGAGAAAAGAAAATATATGAGGAGCAAGCAAGGGAAAGTGGAAAACCTGAAAACATAATTCAAAAAATAGTGGAAGGGAAAATGGAAAATTTTTATAAGGAAAAATGTCTTCTTGAACAGAGTTATATAAGGGATCCATCAATAACTGTCGGAGATTTAATTAAACAGTATATAACAAAATTTGGGGAAAATATAGTTGTTAAAAGATTTGCAAGATTCAGAATAGGTGAACAGTAA
- the pyrH gene encoding UMP kinase, with protein MENKRILLKISGEVLGGGNFGLDSDSFLKVAEEIKEIHDLGFEIAVVVGGGNIIRGIQSKKLGIDRATADYMGMVATLINSLYLQSILEKMGKTTRVMSAIEIKQIAEPYIRRRAIRHLEKGRIVIFASGTGNPFFSTDTAAALRAIEIGAKYFLKGTKVDGIYSGDPMKDKNVKKYDRIDYDTIIKNDLRILDASAVALCKENNIEIIVFNITKRGMLKKVLLGENLGTLVTK; from the coding sequence TTGGAAAATAAAAGGATTTTATTAAAAATAAGTGGAGAAGTCTTAGGGGGAGGAAATTTTGGTCTTGATTCCGATTCTTTCCTTAAAGTTGCAGAAGAAATTAAAGAAATTCATGACCTTGGTTTTGAAATTGCAGTCGTTGTTGGAGGAGGAAACATAATAAGGGGAATTCAGAGTAAAAAACTGGGTATTGATAGAGCAACTGCTGATTATATGGGAATGGTTGCAACTCTTATAAATTCCCTTTACCTTCAAAGCATTCTTGAAAAAATGGGTAAAACAACAAGAGTTATGTCAGCAATTGAAATAAAACAGATTGCAGAACCCTATATAAGAAGAAGAGCAATAAGACACCTGGAAAAAGGAAGAATAGTAATATTTGCTTCTGGAACAGGAAATCCCTTTTTTTCAACAGATACAGCAGCTGCTTTAAGGGCAATTGAAATAGGAGCAAAATATTTTCTTAAAGGAACAAAAGTTGACGGAATTTATTCAGGTGACCCCATGAAAGATAAAAATGTTAAAAAGTATGATAGAATTGATTATGACACAATAATAAAAAATGACTTAAGAATACTTGATGCTTCTGCGGTTGCTCTATGCAAGGAAAATAATATTGAAATAATTGTTTTCAATATAACAAAGAGAGGAATGCTTAAAAAAGTTTTATTAGGTGAAAACCTCGGAACTCTGGTTACAAAATAA
- a CDS encoding lysophospholipid acyltransferase family protein, with protein sequence MKTSELWLQNNFFIRTIQGVFEIVYYFYIKTIKFKQIGNLPEKKALFCFWHRTFFPLIYFYRNKKIRILISTSRDGELLIKPLKKFGFIPVRGSSSKLGEKGFREMIKALKKEKLAAITPDGPKGPRETFKEGALFISYLSKTPIYLVGVAFNKKIELSSWDRFMIPLPFSRCTVYISSPIFIYNKKMIDSELFTNLLKEANDLAQKNLKRSQL encoded by the coding sequence GTGAAAACCTCGGAACTCTGGTTACAAAATAATTTTTTTATAAGAACAATTCAGGGAGTTTTTGAAATAGTTTATTACTTTTATATAAAAACTATAAAATTCAAACAGATAGGAAATTTACCAGAGAAAAAAGCACTTTTCTGTTTCTGGCACAGAACTTTTTTCCCTCTAATTTACTTTTACAGAAATAAAAAAATAAGAATCTTAATATCAACTTCAAGGGATGGAGAACTTTTAATAAAACCCTTAAAAAAATTCGGATTTATCCCTGTAAGGGGTTCAAGTTCAAAACTGGGAGAAAAGGGGTTCAGGGAAATGATAAAAGCCTTAAAAAAGGAAAAACTTGCAGCAATCACTCCTGATGGACCAAAAGGACCAAGAGAGACTTTTAAAGAAGGGGCACTATTTATATCCTATCTCTCAAAAACCCCGATTTATCTTGTCGGAGTTGCCTTTAATAAAAAAATAGAACTTTCTTCTTGGGATAGATTTATGATTCCTTTACCCTTTTCAAGATGCACTGTGTATATTTCATCACCCATTTTTATTTATAATAAAAAAATGATAGATTCAGAACTTTTCACAAATCTTTTAAAAGAAGCAAATGATTTAGCACAAAAAAATTTAAAAAGGAGTCAACTATGA
- a CDS encoding IS110 family transposase, with the protein MPKYFVGIDVSLNTIDMCVIDTEQKIIKQKRFTQNKEGFNEIFSLLHTLGNPQDLAIGMESTGNYHINLLHFLNKKNYNVTLINPLLIKKFLQSTTLRKTKTDKISAKIIALYLLRNPDKIKKDTTYDTIKLLARECEKLAQEIAKLKNKIKQITFNIFTELTHKYNIFTKTLLEFLLEVPSARCARELGEERITIIINRISQKKGRKLPLTAEEIIEIGNNTISIDDPNREEILKSSIRRLFQLEEEFSRLKIKLIKEAKNNYPEQMKILTSIPGMGELTAASFISEIPTINAMPNYKKVIAISGIDPVIQESGKFKGQYKISKHGNRHLRRTLWQITMGTILHTNMFRIYYKRKREEGMKHKKAIIATANKLLRILFTLLIRKNSFCDIPHPESPPISVPIFHS; encoded by the coding sequence ATGCCTAAATATTTTGTTGGCATAGATGTATCCCTTAATACTATTGACATGTGTGTGATTGACACAGAACAAAAAATTATCAAACAAAAGAGATTCACTCAAAATAAAGAAGGATTTAATGAAATCTTTTCTCTTCTCCATACTCTGGGCAACCCACAAGACCTTGCTATTGGGATGGAATCTACCGGCAATTATCATATCAATCTCCTTCACTTTTTGAATAAAAAAAACTATAATGTTACACTCATTAACCCTTTGCTCATTAAAAAATTTCTCCAAAGCACTACCCTCAGAAAAACTAAAACTGATAAAATCTCGGCAAAAATAATCGCCCTCTATCTTCTCAGAAACCCCGACAAAATCAAAAAAGATACCACTTATGATACCATAAAACTTCTGGCACGAGAATGTGAAAAACTCGCCCAAGAAATTGCTAAACTTAAAAACAAAATCAAACAAATTACATTTAATATCTTCACTGAACTGACTCATAAATACAATATCTTCACTAAAACACTCCTTGAATTCCTCCTTGAAGTCCCTTCTGCAAGATGCGCAAGAGAACTGGGAGAAGAAAGGATCACTATAATAATAAATAGAATTTCTCAAAAGAAAGGACGCAAATTGCCACTCACTGCAGAAGAAATTATAGAAATTGGTAATAATACCATTAGTATTGATGACCCCAATCGGGAAGAGATACTTAAAAGCTCTATAAGGAGACTTTTCCAACTGGAAGAAGAATTTTCCCGTCTCAAAATAAAACTCATTAAAGAGGCCAAAAACAATTACCCCGAACAAATGAAAATACTCACCTCGATCCCAGGAATGGGTGAACTCACCGCAGCGAGTTTCATCAGCGAGATCCCTACTATAAATGCTATGCCCAATTATAAAAAAGTCATTGCCATAAGTGGAATAGATCCAGTTATCCAGGAATCTGGAAAGTTCAAAGGTCAATACAAAATTTCCAAACATGGCAACCGACATCTGCGACGGACCCTCTGGCAGATAACAATGGGTACTATCCTCCATACCAATATGTTTCGCATCTACTACAAACGAAAAAGAGAAGAAGGAATGAAACATAAAAAAGCAATCATCGCTACAGCAAACAAACTTCTGCGCATTCTCTTTACTCTCCTTATAAGAAAAAACTCTTTCTGCGATATCCCACATCCTGAATCACCTCCTATTTCGGTTCCAATTTTTCATAGTTGA
- a CDS encoding insulinase family protein: protein MLKFFLISYITLEFSNGLKLIYDKREKSDIFTFLVLVNSGSFNEEKGCEGLTHFLEHMLFDGNEKFSREELRKNFDKFGLYVNAFTREDYTAYFFSGPDKNFKEGIYLLYLMLFQSNFPDKEFEKEKGVVLQEMYQDRSREYNLIKEKVDSIIYKGTNYSHPVIGYENTIKNLKKEKVIEFYKKFYVPNNMTIFAMGDIDEKELIDFLKKTFGNELTKKIIIEEKFLSLEKFWGEKIFLEIKDIKNSYIFKYFEAPPLNHPSSFYFILLNEILNSDFALNKLKEKNKKILNILSSYESRRKFGVFGINLTLKSLEKDSIFMIEKELDEFLKSFLENLKKEDFDRVKNKILKEKIYDALDPVYSVFYLTDYLIYDDLYLKDKIIKSIKNTNFEDFSDFYKNFIKNSRTIFVTLKKEEEERKTFPEAIHILLKNRILYEPYSKNGLSQVFFRAILNEKIKKIIEEEGFQVKTYDNPFLPFDDYYHRRDFAYIRITFPSDNKEKVKKFLSILLNPEFDTLDLKKAKSDAIFAKNISQNDPYVRAWEEFENRLFKNELKRSLYGEISEIESIEISDLYEYSKKILNKENMIVTYESEKKDSLFDKEIKILGKNTEGEEIELNDEIFNDTIKLNLKQSYIIGGRVFSFKDRREILDYISLSLVLTDRMQEIIREKMGASYRLSSGIKIFPSKILFYYEIGTDKEKIKIVEKTMENIFEDLKRKIDKEELEIAINSFAGNMTRRLSNPETRSFYKGFYIYSGLSYDFDKFMLENILKVNLKDIKRITQKVLTFEDFSKIYIK from the coding sequence ATGCTAAAATTTTTCCTTATCTCTTACATAACTTTAGAGTTTTCAAATGGACTTAAACTTATCTATGATAAAAGAGAAAAAAGTGATATATTCACATTTCTTGTTCTTGTAAATTCTGGAAGCTTTAATGAGGAAAAAGGCTGTGAAGGATTAACTCATTTCCTTGAACATATGTTATTTGATGGTAATGAAAAATTTTCAAGGGAAGAATTAAGAAAAAATTTTGATAAGTTTGGACTTTATGTTAATGCCTTTACAAGAGAAGATTACACTGCTTACTTTTTCTCAGGTCCTGATAAAAATTTTAAAGAAGGTATATACCTTTTATATTTAATGCTCTTTCAATCTAATTTTCCTGATAAGGAATTTGAAAAAGAAAAGGGTGTTGTGCTTCAAGAAATGTATCAGGACAGATCAAGAGAATATAACCTTATTAAAGAAAAAGTGGATTCAATAATTTATAAAGGGACAAATTATTCCCATCCTGTTATAGGTTATGAAAATACAATTAAAAATTTAAAAAAGGAAAAGGTTATTGAATTTTATAAAAAGTTTTATGTCCCAAATAATATGACAATTTTTGCAATGGGAGATATTGATGAAAAGGAATTAATTGATTTTTTAAAAAAAACCTTTGGAAATGAATTAACAAAGAAAATTATAATTGAGGAAAAGTTCCTGAGTTTAGAAAAATTTTGGGGTGAAAAAATATTTTTAGAAATTAAGGATATAAAAAACTCTTATATTTTTAAATATTTTGAAGCTCCGCCCCTTAATCATCCCTCATCTTTTTACTTTATTCTTTTAAATGAAATACTAAACTCAGATTTTGCTTTAAATAAACTGAAAGAAAAAAATAAAAAAATTTTGAATATATTATCAAGTTATGAATCAAGAAGGAAATTTGGAGTTTTTGGAATTAATTTAACCTTAAAAAGTTTAGAAAAAGATTCTATTTTTATGATAGAAAAAGAACTCGATGAATTCCTTAAAAGTTTCTTAGAAAATTTAAAAAAGGAGGATTTTGATAGAGTTAAAAATAAAATCTTAAAGGAAAAAATTTATGATGCACTTGATCCGGTTTACTCAGTATTTTATCTTACTGATTATCTCATATATGATGATCTTTATTTAAAAGATAAAATAATCAAAAGTATCAAAAACACAAATTTTGAAGATTTTTCAGATTTTTATAAAAATTTTATAAAAAATTCAAGAACAATTTTTGTTACACTTAAAAAAGAAGAGGAGGAAAGAAAAACCTTTCCTGAGGCAATTCATATACTTTTGAAAAACAGAATTTTATATGAACCTTATTCAAAAAACGGATTATCACAGGTTTTTTTCAGAGCTATTCTTAATGAAAAAATAAAAAAAATTATTGAAGAGGAAGGCTTTCAGGTTAAAACATACGATAATCCCTTTTTACCCTTTGATGATTATTATCACAGGAGAGATTTTGCTTATATAAGAATAACATTCCCCTCTGATAATAAAGAAAAAGTTAAAAAATTTTTATCAATTTTACTTAATCCAGAATTTGATACCCTTGATTTAAAAAAGGCAAAAAGCGATGCAATATTTGCAAAAAATATTTCACAGAATGACCCTTATGTCAGAGCATGGGAAGAATTTGAAAATAGATTGTTTAAAAATGAATTGAAAAGGTCTTTATATGGAGAAATATCTGAAATCGAAAGTATAGAAATTTCTGACCTTTATGAATATTCTAAAAAAATTTTAAATAAAGAAAATATGATAGTAACTTATGAATCAGAAAAAAAAGACAGTTTATTTGATAAGGAGATAAAAATTTTGGGTAAAAATACAGAAGGAGAAGAAATTGAATTGAATGATGAAATTTTTAATGATACAATTAAATTGAATTTAAAACAGAGTTATATAATTGGAGGTAGGGTTTTTAGTTTTAAAGATAGAAGGGAAATTTTAGATTATATTTCTCTTTCTCTTGTTTTAACAGATAGAATGCAGGAAATAATAAGAGAAAAAATGGGAGCATCTTATAGGTTATCCTCAGGAATTAAAATTTTTCCATCAAAAATTCTGTTTTATTATGAAATAGGTACTGATAAAGAAAAAATAAAAATTGTTGAGAAAACAATGGAAAATATCTTTGAGGACTTAAAAAGAAAGATTGATAAAGAAGAACTTGAAATTGCAATAAATTCTTTTGCTGGTAATATGACAAGAAGACTATCCAATCCTGAAACAAGAAGTTTTTACAAAGGTTTTTATATTTATTCAGGACTTTCTTACGATTTTGACAAATTTATGTTAGAAAATATTTTAAAGGTAAATTTAAAGGATATAAAAAGAATCACTCAAAAAGTCCTTACTTTTGAAGATTTTTCAAAGATTTATATAAAATAA